Proteins from one Salvia hispanica cultivar TCC Black 2014 unplaced genomic scaffold, UniMelb_Shisp_WGS_1.0 HiC_scaffold_434, whole genome shotgun sequence genomic window:
- the LOC125199245 gene encoding kinesin-like protein KIN-14R, translated as MEEDEKEESVADLMVWDSCARLIPNGFTVSYPTDEIMLFVNAGSMTSLKSDSGLEDNYECSSILSLVAVPQPTHEYFTCSNCSTQIEYPSPQSLDKTLEEQATKLRDLASKYEHDKESWTKAISDLEQKVKIMKQEHSELSREAHECADSIPDLNKMVFAVQALVEQCEDLKFKYNDEQMKRRKLHNQLQETKGNIRVFCRCRPLSKSEVVAGCASVMDFDAANDGDLGIAANGSNKKSFKFDRVYTPKDDQVDVFADAAPMVVSVLDGYNVCIFAYGQTGTGKTFTMEGTEENRGVNYRTLEELFKIANERTETNTYNISVSVLEVYNEQIRDLLAIETSKKLEIKQASEGSHHIPGIVEAKVENIQQVWNVLQAGSSARAVGSNNVNEHSSRSHCMLCIMVRSKNLITGECTKSKLWLVDLAGSERLAKTDVQGDRLKEAQNINRSLSALGDVISALANKSSHIPYRNSKLTHLLQDSLGGDSKTLMFVQISPSDKDLSETLSSLNFATRVRGVELGPARKQVDTTELQKMKTMLEKARLECKSKDESLKRLEENLHNLESKAKGKDQFYKTQLEKLKELEGQVELKSSLQCQSEKQVSHLSEKLKGKEESCSRLQQKVVELENKLKEKDENHSTTYQIKVNDLEKKLREQMQQSESNSQTLEHKVKELERKLTEREENAECLSLRQTIKELEDKLREKEQQPVKEEMTNETEHRILRSLSLANRRGSHGSAMAKENDNLHEVRRKRLSRNSEVGVTPPVSDHHAKENDNLHEVRRKRLSRNSEVENNGAVPPPVSDHRVYKSRRSDPPKPAAAGVSRVTKPSIAVQRPVARVKTTRDAAVQGIKEKDSKKRMWTR; from the exons ATGGAAGAAGACGAAAAGGAAGAGTCTGTGGCTGATCTAATGGTTTGGGATTCTTGTGCGAGATTAATCCCTAACGGCTTCACAGTTTCTTATCCTACAG ATGAAATTATGCTCTTTGTCAATGCTGGTTCCATGACATCGCTGAAATCAGACTCGGG TTTAGAAGATAACTATGAATGTTCAAGCATTTTGTCATTGGTTGCAGTCCCTCAGCCAACTCATGAGTACTTTACGTGTTCAAATTGTTCTACTCAGATAGAATATCCTTCACCTCAG TCCCTAG ACAAAACTCTAGAGGAGCAAGCCACAAAGCTTAGGGACCTTGCAAGCAAGTATGAGCACGACAAGGAATCTTGGACCAAGGCGATCAGCGACTTAGAACAGAAAGTAAAG atCATGAAACAAGAACATTCGGAGCTTTCTCGTGAAGCACATGAATGTGCAGACTCCATTCCTGACTTGAATAAAATGGTTTTTGCAGTTCAGGCACTTG TTGAACAGTGTGAAGATCTCAAATTTAAGTACAATGATGAGCAAATGAAGAGGCGGAAGCTCCACAATCAGTTGCAGGAGACCAAAG GGAATATCAGGGTTTTTTGTCGTTGCCGTCCCTTAAGCAAGTCTGAGGTCGTAGCTGGGTGTGCATCAGTGATGGACTTTGATGCTGCTAATGATGGAGATCTTGGTATTGCAGCAAATGGCTCCAACAAAAAGAGTTTCAAGTTTGATCGTGTTTACACTCCCAAAGATGATCAAG TTGATGTGTTTGCCGATGCTGCACCCATGGTGGTTTCTGTTTTAGATGGATATAATGTTTGTATATTTGCGTATGGACAAACTGGAACAGGCAAGACATTCACAATGGAGGGTACTGAGGAGAATCGAGGAGTCAATTATCGGACCCTGGAAGAACTGTTCAAGATTGCCAATGAGAGAACTGAAACAAACACTTACAACATTTCAGTTAGTGTGCTTGAAGTTTACAATGAACAGATAAGGGATTTGCTGGCTATAGAAACATCCAAGAA ATTGGAGATAAAGCAAGCTTCTGAAGGATCACATCATATTCCTGGAATTGTTGAAGCCAAAGTGGAAAATATCCAACAAGTTTGGAATGTTCTACAAGCAGGAAGTAGCGCTCGGGCTGTTGGATCGAATAATGTGAACGAGCACAGCAGTCGATCTCACTG CATGCTCTGTATTATGGTAAGGAGCAAAAATCTAATTACTGGAGAGTGCACGAAAAGCAAACTTTGGCTTGTGGACTTAGCAGGAAGCGAGAGGCTTGCAAAAACTGACGTGCAAGGTGACCGACTTAAAGAAGCTCAGAACATTAACAGGTCGCTCTCTGCTCTTGGAGACGTAATATCTGCTCTTGCAAATAAAAGCAGCCACATACCATACAG GAACTCGAAGCTGACTCATTTACTGCAGGATTCATTAG GTGGTGACTCAAAAACATTGATGTTTGTACAAATTAGTCCCTCAGATAAAGATCTAAGCGAGACTCTGAGTTCACTTAATTTTGCAACCCGAGTCAGAGGGGTAGAGTTGGGTCCTGCTAGAAAACAAGTTGATACAACTGAGCTCCAGAAGATGAAAACAATG CTTGAGAAAGCACGACTGGAATGTAAGTCCAAAGACGAATCCTTGAAAAGGCTTGAAGAAAATCTACATAACCTAGAGAGTAAAGCTAAGGGAAAGGATCAGTTCTACAAAACCCAATTGGAAAAACTAAAAGAGTTGGAGGGTCAAGTAGAGTTGAAGTCATCACTGCAATGCCAATCCGAGAAACAGGTTTCACATCTTTCGGAGAAGCTAAAGGGGAAAGAAGAATCATGTTCCAGACTTCAACAGAAG GTCGTGGAGTTGGAGAACAAGCTGAAAGAGAAAGACGAAAATCATTCTACAACATACCAAATTAAGGTTAATGATCTTGAGAAGAAGTTGAGAGAACAAATGCAACAATCTGAGTCCAATTCTCAAACACTTGAACATAAG GTCAAAGAGCTCGAAAGAAAGTTGACAGAACGGGAAGAAAATGCAGAGTGTCTCTCCCTGAGGCAAACG ATTAAAGAACTCGAAGACAAactgagagagaaagaacagCAGCCGGTGAAAGAGGAGATGACAAATGAAACTGAGCATCGCATTCTAAGAAGTTTGAGTCTAGCAAACCGCAGAGGCAGTCACGGCTCTGCTATGGCCAAGGAGAATGACAATCTCCATGAGGTCAGAAGGAAGAGATTATCAAGAAACAGTGAAGTTGGAGTTACACCTCCGGTGAGCGACCACCACGCCAAGGAGAATGACAATCTCCATGAGGTCAGGAGGAAGAGATTATCTAGAAACAGTGAAGTTGAGAATAATGGTGCAGTTCCACCTCCGGTGAGCGACCACCGCGTCTACAAAAGCAGGCGTTCAGATCCTCCAAAGCCTGCTGCGGCTGGAGTTTCAAGAGTGACGAAGCCATCCATTGCGGTGCAGAGGCCCGTTGCACGTGTGAAGACGACAAGAGATGCAGCAGTCCAGGGGATCAAGGAGAAGGACAGCAAGAAAAGAATGTGGACCAGATAG